From the genome of Rhizobium sp. NXC24, one region includes:
- the uxuA gene encoding mannonate dehydratase, with protein MESCWRWFGPKDLVPLIHARQAGATGIVTALHEISHSRTWTPGEIGARKALVEAAGMRWSVCESIPVPSAIKLGGAGATQAIGVWKDTLVNLARSGIKTICYNFMPVVDWTRTNLRFEMPTTALALRFDMVEFVAYDVFVLRRKGAEANYGPELLQRAEERLKGLSEEAVRRLESNIIAGLPGGEDSYGREAIRTAIESFDGLTTEDLQTNLDNFLHEVVPVAAEVGARLAIHPDDPPISLFGLPRVVSTAEDLRRITGCVDHPANGLTLCVGSLGSRPDNDVLAIAREFASRINFAHLRDVAIEPDGSFVEAAHLEGRSDVYAILRVLLAEEARRRTDGRADHMIPMRPDHGHLIGDDVDKPTNPGYSLIGRLKGLAELHGVIHAIGKIDDYSRYWKSF; from the coding sequence ATGGAGAGCTGTTGGCGCTGGTTCGGGCCGAAGGATCTCGTTCCACTCATTCACGCGCGTCAAGCCGGCGCAACGGGCATTGTCACGGCCCTGCACGAGATCTCCCATTCCCGCACTTGGACGCCGGGGGAGATCGGGGCTCGCAAGGCCCTGGTGGAAGCAGCCGGTATGCGCTGGAGCGTCTGCGAATCGATCCCGGTCCCAAGCGCCATCAAGCTTGGCGGCGCCGGCGCTACTCAGGCGATCGGCGTCTGGAAGGACACGCTGGTCAATCTCGCCCGATCCGGCATCAAGACGATCTGCTACAACTTCATGCCGGTGGTCGATTGGACGCGCACGAACTTGCGCTTCGAGATGCCGACGACGGCGCTTGCCCTTCGTTTCGACATGGTGGAATTCGTTGCCTATGATGTTTTCGTTCTGCGCCGGAAAGGTGCCGAGGCAAACTATGGGCCGGAGCTTTTGCAGCGTGCCGAGGAGCGGCTGAAGGGGCTCTCGGAAGAGGCGGTTCGTCGACTGGAGAGCAATATCATCGCCGGTCTTCCGGGCGGCGAGGATAGCTACGGGCGTGAGGCGATCCGTACTGCCATCGAATCCTTTGACGGGCTGACGACGGAGGACCTGCAGACGAACCTCGACAATTTTCTGCACGAGGTCGTGCCGGTCGCCGCCGAAGTTGGAGCACGACTCGCCATCCATCCCGACGATCCTCCGATTTCGCTCTTTGGCTTGCCGCGAGTGGTTTCGACGGCGGAAGATCTGCGTCGCATCACTGGCTGCGTCGATCATCCCGCCAACGGCCTGACACTTTGCGTCGGCTCCCTTGGTTCGCGCCCCGACAATGACGTGCTTGCCATCGCCCGCGAATTTGCGTCGCGCATCAATTTTGCCCATTTGCGCGATGTGGCGATCGAGCCGGATGGTTCCTTTGTCGAAGCCGCCCATCTGGAAGGGCGCAGTGACGTGTACGCGATCCTGCGCGTACTTCTGGCGGAGGAGGCTCGCCGCCGCACCGATGGCCGAGCCGACCACATGATTCCGATGCGCCCCGACCACGGCCACCTGATCGGCGACGATGTCGATAAGCCGACCAATCCCGGCTATTCGCTGATCGGGCGGCTCAAGGGCCTGGCCGAGCTACACGGCGTCATCCACGCCATTGGCAAGATCGATGACTACTCACGCTATTGGAAAAGCTTTTAG
- a CDS encoding FCD domain-containing protein — translation MAMESAEIESKGSAVDQVVDEIRRLMRERNLGLGDALPSEIELAAMFNSSRNTVREAIRILKAYGIVESRQKVGAVITDRRQQALMELFSFAIDISAESFLDIQGFRRLIEVNLSDLLFETIDDTSIARLKAINDAMKLAPELSEAAEFDFKFHAELVSLANNRTLSQVYGILQPLLQRLMEAGKRSRAAVESAYNEHCDIIVALQQRDRIAYAYHMNRHLHAGLQFIQPPQEPRQI, via the coding sequence ATGGCGATGGAATCCGCTGAGATCGAGAGTAAAGGATCGGCGGTGGACCAGGTGGTCGACGAGATCCGGCGGCTGATGCGCGAGCGCAATCTGGGGCTCGGCGACGCCCTGCCATCGGAAATCGAGCTGGCGGCTATGTTCAACAGCAGCCGCAATACAGTGCGCGAAGCAATCCGCATCCTGAAGGCCTATGGCATCGTCGAAAGCAGGCAAAAGGTCGGCGCCGTCATCACCGACCGCCGCCAACAGGCGCTGATGGAATTGTTCTCCTTCGCGATCGACATATCGGCCGAAAGCTTCCTGGACATTCAGGGTTTTCGCCGGCTGATCGAGGTCAATCTCTCCGATCTTCTCTTCGAGACTATCGACGACACCAGCATTGCGCGGCTGAAGGCAATCAACGACGCCATGAAGCTGGCGCCGGAACTGTCGGAGGCTGCGGAATTCGACTTCAAGTTCCATGCCGAACTCGTCAGCCTTGCCAACAATCGCACACTGTCACAGGTCTATGGCATTCTACAGCCACTGTTGCAGCGGCTGATGGAAGCCGGCAAGCGCTCCCGGGCCGCCGTCGAAAGTGCCTATAACGAACATTGCGACATCATCGTCGCGCTCCAACAGCGTGACCGAATCGCCTATGCCTACCATATGAACCGTCATCTTCACGCCGGGTTGCAGTTCATCCAGCCTCCCCAAGAACCGCGACAGATTTGA
- a CDS encoding glycoside hydrolase family 2 protein, with amino-acid sequence MKKLPLDTGWTLSRVRAPSTAPTLPATIPAAVPGNVHLDLLSARLITDPYLDVNEISQDWIGRSAWRYRMAFDWDDEEADRVDLSCLGLDTAARLELNGILLGETCNMHRSYRFDVREQLKEGRNELIVDFDSAYAHGEAVRSALGSAADIPANYPGPGNLIRKMACNFGWDWGPSVVTAGIWKPVAIESWSKARLAIVRPEITLQGGDGIARLRIEVEWADEGTDSAALVMSIGGKRTEVRIAQGETHALAECRIDNPEIWWPHGLGGQPLYDLDLQLLGSDGAMLDRWQRRVGFRSVRLDTAPDEIGSAFTLVVNDVQVFARGANWIPEDCFLPRVTRERYRERIAQARDANMNILRVWGGGIYESDTFFEECDAAGIMVWQDFLFACAAYPEEEPVYSEIEAEAREAITRLMPHPSLVLWNGNNENIWGYFDWGWQDVLANRPWGAGYYLDLLPKLVAEIDPTRPYWPGSPYSGSMDIAPNADEHGCKHIWDVWNEVGYETYRNYIPRFCSEFGWQAPSTYATLTESVREKSRAPASPGVLHHQKATSGNDKLIKGLEDWFPAPENFDDWLFVTQLNQARAISVGIDHMRSHRPTCMGAIVWQLNDCWPVTSWAAVDGAGRKKPLWYALRNSYAPHLLTIQPRGDGLAAIAVNDATLFWRVPFTIERFDFSGTLLARHSVWRILCDRFENAEISIPKDVATPGNPEREFLRARLGDAEAWWFFEKDMKLQYPQPRFDLEAEPIADGVAVTITAQSFLRDLCLFADRISPNAEVDDMLVNLMPGESKTFRIRGLSKEAWDDADLSAIVRTANQVAGTAHPR; translated from the coding sequence ATGAAGAAACTGCCACTCGACACCGGCTGGACCCTTTCTCGCGTACGCGCACCTTCGACCGCCCCGACGCTCCCGGCGACGATTCCGGCTGCCGTGCCTGGCAATGTGCATCTTGATCTGCTGTCGGCCCGGCTCATCACCGACCCTTATCTGGATGTCAACGAGATCTCCCAGGACTGGATCGGCCGCTCGGCCTGGCGTTACCGGATGGCTTTCGACTGGGATGACGAAGAGGCGGATCGGGTCGATCTCTCCTGCCTCGGGCTCGACACCGCGGCACGCCTGGAACTGAACGGCATATTGCTCGGGGAAACCTGCAATATGCATCGCAGCTATCGTTTCGACGTTCGCGAGCAGCTCAAGGAGGGCCGGAACGAGTTAATCGTTGACTTCGATTCCGCCTATGCCCATGGCGAGGCGGTCCGCAGCGCGCTCGGTTCAGCGGCCGATATCCCGGCCAACTATCCCGGACCCGGTAACCTCATCCGCAAGATGGCCTGCAATTTCGGCTGGGACTGGGGTCCGAGCGTCGTCACAGCAGGCATATGGAAGCCAGTCGCCATTGAAAGCTGGTCGAAGGCACGTCTCGCCATTGTCCGACCGGAAATTACCTTGCAGGGCGGTGACGGTATTGCGCGCCTGCGTATCGAGGTCGAATGGGCGGACGAAGGCACGGACAGCGCGGCTCTGGTGATGTCGATCGGCGGCAAACGAACCGAAGTCCGAATTGCGCAGGGCGAGACGCATGCTCTGGCGGAATGCCGTATCGACAATCCGGAAATTTGGTGGCCGCACGGGCTTGGCGGCCAGCCGCTCTACGACCTCGACCTCCAGCTTCTGGGCTCAGACGGAGCGATGCTGGATCGCTGGCAGCGCCGCGTTGGCTTTCGCTCCGTGCGCCTCGACACCGCGCCCGATGAGATCGGTTCTGCCTTTACCCTCGTCGTCAACGACGTGCAGGTCTTCGCTCGTGGCGCCAACTGGATTCCGGAGGATTGCTTCCTGCCGCGCGTGACGCGGGAACGCTATCGCGAGCGGATCGCCCAGGCACGCGATGCCAATATGAACATCCTCCGCGTCTGGGGTGGCGGCATTTACGAGTCCGATACCTTCTTCGAAGAGTGCGACGCCGCCGGCATCATGGTCTGGCAGGATTTCCTCTTCGCCTGCGCCGCCTATCCGGAGGAGGAGCCGGTGTACAGCGAGATCGAGGCGGAGGCGCGCGAAGCGATCACCCGGCTGATGCCGCACCCCTCGCTGGTGCTCTGGAATGGCAACAACGAAAATATCTGGGGGTATTTCGACTGGGGCTGGCAGGATGTGCTCGCCAATCGCCCCTGGGGCGCCGGCTATTATCTTGACCTGTTACCGAAACTGGTCGCTGAGATCGATCCGACCCGTCCCTACTGGCCCGGAAGCCCCTATTCCGGCTCGATGGATATTGCGCCGAATGCCGACGAGCATGGCTGCAAGCACATCTGGGACGTCTGGAACGAGGTCGGATACGAGACCTACCGCAACTATATACCGCGTTTCTGCTCCGAATTCGGCTGGCAGGCGCCCTCGACCTACGCCACGCTTACCGAATCCGTGCGAGAGAAAAGTCGAGCGCCCGCCTCCCCCGGTGTCCTACATCACCAGAAGGCGACCAGTGGCAACGACAAGCTGATCAAGGGATTGGAAGACTGGTTTCCCGCCCCGGAAAATTTCGACGACTGGCTTTTCGTCACGCAACTGAACCAGGCGCGCGCCATCAGCGTCGGGATCGACCACATGCGTTCGCATCGCCCCACCTGCATGGGCGCGATCGTCTGGCAGCTCAACGATTGCTGGCCGGTGACCTCCTGGGCAGCGGTCGATGGTGCAGGCCGGAAGAAGCCGCTTTGGTACGCCCTGCGCAACAGCTATGCACCGCATCTCCTCACGATCCAGCCGCGCGGCGACGGTCTTGCCGCCATCGCCGTTAACGATGCGACACTGTTCTGGCGCGTGCCCTTCACCATCGAACGCTTCGATTTCAGCGGCACGCTGCTCGCTCGCCACTCCGTCTGGCGTATCCTTTGCGACCGCTTCGAAAATGCCGAGATCTCCATCCCCAAGGATGTGGCGACGCCGGGCAACCCTGAGCGCGAATTCCTGCGCGCCCGCCTCGGCGATGCCGAAGCCTGGTGGTTCTTCGAGAAGGATATGAAACTGCAATATCCGCAGCCTCGCTTCGATCTAGAGGCCGAGCCGATCGCCGACGGCGTCGCCGTCACGATCACGGCGCAATCTTTCCTGCGCGATCTCTGCCTGTTTGCCGACCGCATCAGCCCAAATGCCGAGGTCGACGATATGCTGGTCAATCTGATGCCGGGCGAGAGCAAAACCTTCCGCATCAGGGGCCTGTCGAAAGAGGCCTGGGATGACGCTGATCTTTCCGCTATCGTGCGTACAGCCAATCAGGTTGCAGGCACAGCGCACCCCCGGTGA
- a CDS encoding cellobiose phosphorylase has product MSLESNRSFQTPRREELGLSTLANSAGLSVSALPNGTLFAIDFVDQQGSVMINQVLGSPVYGGIGRLYLRIGGSQPEVAEIVGPKAAVRFGHDEAGFCWSGETSGVKHTVRLQLHPGDSAWFWRVSLENTTGAALSADLVLIQDVGLGDRGFLMNSEAYASQYIDHHIAEHSAFGPVVMNRQNLKQGGGRNPWLAQGCLDGAAAYATDAIQLAVPAPGGDAQMVPRFGESLPSTRRQHEVACPAIQSKPLALAPKTIATATFFGLFAADHPAASSDADLARLDALPQALNELATSDIAGDAPARSLVQDAPLFVTEPLDEATIERLYPKRMLEERIDGQLYSFFVPDGSLNRHIVLREKERVVARRHGAIVRSGQNMLLDDQTLAATCWMQGIFAAQLTIGNTSFHKLFSVSRDPYNLTRASGLRVLVDLGEGWRLLGVPAVFDMGLSDVRWIYRLAGRTITVTAIASGDDPSMQWTVAVDGGACRFLVFGHIVLGERDYEAVANIEIDTAAKQISFRPQPSWLWDRYPHAAYHLVTSTPGAFEAIGGDELLYSDGTPRNGPFIALKSHPVQGFSFAVTGSMTDAAAGERLAVRYKDGVSSADMLAPAQRFWSHVTRCVRIEGEGRDVTAQAVMLPWLAHDAIVHLSVPHGLEQYTGAAWGTRDACQGPVEFLLAYEHDAEVKQILSTVFSEQYRDRGDWPQWFMLEPYANIRAGESHGDIVVWPLKALCDYIETTGDLAFLAETVPWRADDTMQRTEETATISAHVDKLLDTVRSRFVPGTSLIRYGEGDWNDSLQPADPHLRDWMVSSWTVSLLYEQLVRYAAILTLASRDDEAQTLKETAAAMRDDFNRLLMRDGVVAGYGVFDPSHDGVELLLHPQDTRTGLHYSLIAMTQPMLGGLFTPEQRHAHMKLISDNLLFPDGVRLMEKPATYAGGPETLFRRAESSSFFGREIGLMYVHAHLRYCEALALDNDADGVWNALALANPIAVSGRLDHASLRQRNTYFSSSDAAFHDRYHASDDWDRVKAGGIAVDGGWRIYSSGPGLFTKSLINNVFGFKRQFGERIHKPLLPASVAVSKIELDFEA; this is encoded by the coding sequence ATGTCCTTGGAATCCAATCGTAGCTTTCAGACGCCACGGCGCGAAGAACTCGGTCTTTCCACGCTTGCCAATAGCGCCGGCCTGTCAGTATCTGCGCTGCCGAACGGCACGCTGTTTGCCATCGACTTCGTCGACCAGCAGGGCAGCGTCATGATCAACCAGGTGCTGGGATCGCCCGTTTACGGCGGCATCGGGCGCCTCTATCTGCGCATCGGCGGCTCGCAGCCTGAAGTCGCCGAAATTGTCGGCCCGAAGGCCGCGGTGCGCTTCGGCCATGATGAGGCGGGCTTTTGCTGGAGCGGCGAGACGTCCGGTGTCAAGCATACGGTCCGGCTGCAGCTCCATCCCGGCGATAGCGCCTGGTTCTGGCGGGTTTCGCTTGAAAATACGACCGGTGCGGCGCTTTCAGCCGATCTCGTGCTGATCCAGGATGTCGGCCTCGGCGATCGCGGTTTCCTGATGAACAGCGAGGCCTATGCTTCGCAGTATATCGACCATCATATTGCCGAGCATTCCGCCTTTGGGCCGGTGGTGATGAACCGGCAAAATCTGAAGCAAGGCGGCGGGCGCAATCCTTGGCTGGCGCAGGGCTGCCTCGATGGGGCGGCGGCCTATGCCACGGATGCGATCCAGTTGGCGGTGCCGGCCCCAGGCGGCGATGCACAGATGGTGCCGCGCTTTGGTGAAAGCCTGCCGAGCACGCGCCGGCAGCACGAAGTCGCGTGTCCGGCGATCCAATCGAAACCTCTCGCGCTCGCACCAAAGACGATCGCAACCGCAACCTTCTTCGGCTTGTTCGCCGCCGATCACCCCGCAGCCTCCAGCGATGCCGATCTTGCAAGGCTTGACGCCCTACCGCAGGCGCTGAACGAACTCGCGACGAGCGATATTGCCGGCGATGCCCCGGCTCGCAGCCTGGTGCAGGACGCGCCGCTATTCGTGACCGAGCCTTTGGACGAAGCGACGATCGAGCGGCTCTATCCCAAGCGGATGCTGGAAGAGCGCATTGACGGCCAGCTCTATTCCTTCTTCGTGCCGGATGGCTCGCTTAATCGCCACATCGTACTGCGTGAGAAAGAGCGCGTTGTTGCACGCCGTCATGGCGCCATCGTCCGCAGCGGCCAGAATATGCTGTTGGACGACCAGACGCTGGCCGCAACCTGTTGGATGCAGGGCATCTTTGCCGCGCAGTTGACGATCGGCAATACGTCCTTCCACAAGCTCTTCTCGGTCTCCCGCGACCCCTACAATCTGACGCGAGCGAGCGGGCTGCGCGTGCTCGTGGACCTCGGCGAAGGCTGGCGCCTGCTTGGCGTTCCCGCGGTCTTCGACATGGGGTTAAGCGATGTCCGCTGGATCTACCGCCTTGCCGGACGCACCATTACGGTGACGGCCATCGCTTCCGGCGACGATCCGTCCATGCAGTGGACCGTAGCGGTCGACGGCGGGGCCTGCCGCTTCCTGGTCTTCGGTCATATCGTGCTCGGGGAACGTGACTACGAAGCCGTCGCAAACATCGAGATCGACACTGCTGCCAAGCAGATATCGTTCCGGCCCCAGCCGTCTTGGCTTTGGGATCGCTATCCGCATGCGGCCTACCATCTCGTCACCTCGACGCCGGGTGCCTTCGAGGCAATCGGCGGCGATGAGCTTCTCTACAGCGACGGCACGCCTCGCAACGGCCCCTTCATCGCGCTCAAATCGCATCCGGTTCAAGGCTTCAGCTTTGCGGTCACCGGATCGATGACCGATGCGGCGGCAGGCGAACGTCTTGCCGTGCGCTACAAGGACGGCGTCAGCAGCGCTGACATGCTTGCTCCCGCGCAACGCTTCTGGAGCCATGTGACGCGCTGCGTGCGCATCGAAGGAGAAGGGCGGGACGTCACGGCGCAGGCTGTGATGCTGCCTTGGCTGGCGCATGACGCGATCGTGCATCTGAGCGTGCCGCATGGCCTCGAACAATATACCGGCGCGGCTTGGGGAACGCGCGACGCCTGCCAGGGACCAGTGGAATTCCTGCTCGCTTATGAACATGATGCCGAAGTAAAGCAGATTCTGAGCACCGTCTTTTCCGAGCAGTATCGCGACCGGGGCGACTGGCCGCAATGGTTCATGTTGGAGCCCTATGCCAACATCCGCGCTGGCGAGAGCCATGGTGATATCGTCGTCTGGCCGCTGAAGGCGCTGTGCGACTATATCGAGACGACGGGCGATCTCGCCTTCCTAGCCGAAACCGTGCCGTGGCGGGCCGACGACACCATGCAACGGACCGAAGAGACGGCGACGATTTCCGCGCATGTCGATAAGCTGCTCGACACCGTACGCAGCCGCTTCGTACCCGGCACAAGCCTCATCCGCTATGGCGAAGGCGATTGGAATGACAGCCTGCAGCCGGCCGATCCGCATTTGCGCGATTGGATGGTCAGCAGTTGGACCGTCTCGTTGCTTTACGAGCAACTGGTGCGCTACGCTGCGATCCTGACGCTTGCCAGCCGGGACGACGAGGCGCAGACGCTCAAGGAAACCGCCGCCGCCATGCGCGACGATTTCAACCGCCTCCTGATGCGCGACGGTGTCGTCGCCGGCTACGGCGTCTTCGATCCGAGCCATGATGGCGTCGAACTGCTGCTGCATCCGCAGGATACGCGCACCGGCCTGCATTATTCGCTGATCGCGATGACGCAGCCGATGCTGGGCGGCCTCTTCACGCCGGAACAGCGGCATGCGCATATGAAGCTGATCAGTGACAATCTGCTTTTCCCGGATGGTGTGAGACTGATGGAAAAGCCGGCGACCTATGCCGGCGGACCGGAGACATTGTTCCGCCGCGCCGAATCCTCGTCTTTCTTCGGGCGCGAGATCGGGCTGATGTATGTGCATGCGCATCTGCGCTATTGCGAGGCGCTGGCGCTGGACAACGATGCCGACGGTGTCTGGAACGCGTTGGCACTCGCCAATCCGATCGCGGTCAGCGGCCGGCTCGACCATGCCTCGCTGCGCCAGCGCAACACCTATTTCAGCAGCAGCGACGCCGCATTCCACGATCGCTATCACGCCTCTGATGATTGGGATCGCGTCAAGGCGGGCGGTATCGCTGTCGATGGCGGCTGGCGCATCTATTCGAGCGGTCCCGGGCTTTTTACGAAAAGCCTGATCAACAACGTCTTCGGCTTCAAACGGCAATTCGGCGAACGTATCCACAAACCGCTATTGCCGGCGTCGGTTGCCGTTTCCAAGATCGAACTGGATTTTGAGGCGTAA
- a CDS encoding LysR family transcriptional regulator, whose protein sequence is MDNRAGEMDVFVQVAELRSFSAAGRKLRLSPSAVSKLVTRLEDRLGTRFLVRTTRSLQLTPEGEVYLERAQRILAEIAETERMVTAGGATVPRGPLRVSASVAIGVRCIVPLIPDFLALYPEIELDISLSDSIIDIVGERADVAIRVGPLRDSSLKARKLLERRRVIVASPAYVARHGLPVTPDDLDHHNCLTFNFRPTAEGWPFRDPATGSEFVKPVYGNLQANNGPTVRSLCLAGLGLARVGYFHVQPDIETGALVPVLEDFNAGDIELIHAVYAGHDYLAARIRAFIDFLASRIT, encoded by the coding sequence ATGGACAATCGCGCCGGTGAAATGGACGTCTTCGTGCAGGTGGCCGAGCTTCGCAGTTTCTCGGCAGCGGGGCGGAAATTGCGCCTGTCACCTTCTGCCGTCAGCAAGCTCGTTACACGCCTTGAGGACCGGCTTGGCACACGCTTTCTCGTGCGCACCACGCGTTCGCTGCAGTTGACGCCGGAGGGAGAGGTCTATCTCGAGCGCGCTCAACGCATCCTCGCCGAAATAGCGGAGACGGAGCGCATGGTGACAGCAGGAGGCGCCACGGTCCCGCGCGGACCTCTGCGCGTCAGCGCCTCCGTTGCCATTGGCGTGCGCTGCATCGTGCCACTCATTCCGGATTTCCTGGCACTCTACCCGGAAATAGAACTGGATATTTCGCTCAGCGACAGCATCATCGATATCGTCGGCGAACGCGCCGATGTCGCCATTCGTGTTGGGCCATTGCGTGACAGTTCGCTGAAAGCTCGCAAGCTGCTGGAAAGACGACGCGTCATCGTTGCTTCACCGGCCTATGTCGCAAGGCACGGCCTACCGGTGACGCCGGATGATCTCGACCACCACAATTGCCTGACCTTCAACTTCCGCCCGACCGCCGAAGGCTGGCCCTTTCGCGATCCGGCCACCGGATCAGAGTTCGTGAAGCCGGTCTACGGCAATCTGCAGGCCAATAATGGACCGACGGTGCGCAGCCTCTGTCTCGCCGGTCTTGGCCTTGCCCGAGTCGGATATTTTCATGTGCAGCCCGATATCGAAACCGGCGCACTGGTGCCGGTACTGGAGGATTTCAATGCGGGAGATATCGAGCTGATCCACGCCGTCTATGCCGGCCATGATTATCTTGCCGCACGCATCCGCGCCTTTATCGACTTTTTGGCATCGCGAATCACGTAA
- a CDS encoding DUF2161 family putative PD-(D/E)XK-type phosphodiesterase, with translation METALYLPIKNFLEAAGYAVKGEIGSCDLVGLSKDEPPVVVICELKLTFNLELVLQAVDRAAASDEVWIAARVSAKGKGRESDRRFRDLCRRLGFGMLAVSDNDTVDIIVSPVAPMPRKNIRRRSRLVEEHKRRKGDPALGGSTRAPIMTAYRQQALACAMAIQNGQQRPRDIRASAPEAAKILQHNVYGWFERVDRGIYALTGLGSEALKRWPQADGA, from the coding sequence TTGGAGACGGCGCTTTATCTTCCGATCAAGAATTTCCTGGAAGCCGCCGGCTACGCGGTAAAGGGCGAAATCGGTAGTTGCGATCTTGTCGGTCTGAGCAAGGATGAACCGCCCGTCGTCGTCATCTGCGAATTGAAGCTAACCTTCAATTTGGAACTCGTGCTGCAGGCGGTTGATCGTGCGGCGGCAAGCGATGAAGTGTGGATTGCCGCCCGCGTCTCGGCGAAGGGCAAGGGACGAGAGAGCGACCGCCGTTTTCGCGATCTCTGCCGCCGCCTCGGTTTCGGCATGCTGGCTGTCTCCGACAACGACACCGTTGATATCATCGTCAGCCCGGTCGCGCCGATGCCGCGCAAGAATATCCGCCGGCGATCACGTCTTGTTGAGGAACATAAGCGGCGCAAGGGCGATCCCGCCCTTGGGGGCAGCACGCGCGCGCCGATCATGACCGCCTACCGTCAGCAGGCACTTGCCTGTGCGATGGCGATCCAGAATGGACAGCAGCGTCCCAGAGATATTCGCGCCAGCGCCCCAGAAGCCGCCAAAATACTGCAGCACAATGTCTATGGTTGGTTCGAGCGCGTCGATCGCGGCATTTACGCCCTGACCGGACTCGGTTCGGAAGCATTGAAGCGCTGGCCGCAGGCGGATGGCGCTTAA